A stretch of Pseudochaenichthys georgianus chromosome 2, fPseGeo1.2, whole genome shotgun sequence DNA encodes these proteins:
- the map4k4 gene encoding mitogen-activated protein kinase kinase kinase kinase 4 isoform X11, translating to MANDSPAKSLVDIDLASLRDPAGIFELVEVVGNGTYGQVYKGRHVKTGQLAAIKVMDVTEDEEEEIKLEINMLKKYSHHRNIATYYGAFIKKSPPGHDDQLWLVMEFCGAGSITDLVKNTKGNQLKEDWIAYISREILRGLAHLHAHHVIHRDIKGQNVLLTENAEVKLVDFGVSAQLDRTVGRRNTFIGTPYWMAPEVIACDENPDATYDYRSDLWSTGITAIEMAEGAPPLCDMHPMRALFLIPRNPPPRLKSKKWSKKFISFIEGSLVKNYTQRPPTEQLLKHPFIRDQPNERQVRIQLKDHIDRTKKKRGEKDETEYEYSGSEEEEEDPPEQEGEPSSIVNQPGESTLRRDFIRLQQENKERSEALRRQQHLQEQQLREQEEYKRQLLAERQKRIEQQKEQRRRLEEQQRREREMRRQQEREQRRREQEDKRRVEEMDRRRKEEEERRRADDEKRRNDREQDYIRRQLEEEQRHLEMLQEQLLREQAMLLADERYRKNIQGSPQVAPPPKQPPLPPRSSEPFSNGGPSSSEAVAMQRPMEPQVQWSHLAALKSSISTAPSPPLPPPPPPVTVSRSQSFSEPAGVNSSFAQLQLDPQQHPSPARTDPQPPLHHPQGLSRAEPQVSGEEVPPKVPVRTTSRSPVLSRRESPLPQQPGIAAGPRVAAGVEQRPLWDRVEKLQPRPGSGSSSGSSNSSSQASPGDRFRPRCESPASSKSEGSPLQRPENVPKKPDEKNLARPTRPADLTALAKELRAVDDPRPPHKVTDYSSSSEDSGTTDEEDDEEVDQEAGEESTSGPEDSRAGRMSNGETESAKTMLVEDSENEKGMTSSKDGTLVIRQSTADIKRLVNLSSSSSSSPSAGHVHGQPQTPGLAEKNGFAGRIHHLPDLIQQSHHSPSSTTTIPSSPPSSPSFPSSSSYASPAMSPQTPLDTLTAMESQSESNSMSKHKSSSSFTPFIDPRLLQISPSSGSSLNNIAFGPDGRLADPLKADPSRKGSVVNVNPVNTRPPSDTPEIRKYKKRFNSEILCAALWGVNLLVGTESGLMLLDRSGQGKVYPLINRRRIQQMDVLEGLNVLVTISGKKNKLRVYYLSWLRNKILHNDPEVEKKQGWVNVGELEGCVHYKVVKYERIKFLVLALKNAVEVYAWAPKPYHKFMAFKSFGDLVHKPLLVDLTVEEGQRLKVIYGSCSGFHAVDVDSGAVYDIYLPTHIQTSIQCHAIIILPNTDGIELLVCYEDEGVYVNTYGRITKDVVLQWGEMPTSVAYIRSNQIMGWGEKAIEIRSVETGHLDGVFMHKRAQRLKFLCERNDKVFFASVRTGGASQVYFMTLGRSSLMSW from the exons GGACGACATGTCAAGACTGGACAGCTGGCTGCCATCAAAGTCATGGACGTCACGGAG gatgaagaggaggaaatTAAACTGGAGATCAATATGCTGAAGAAGTATTCCCACCACCGAAACATAGCCACCTACTACGGTGCTTTCATTAAGAAGAGCCCCCCGGGACACGATGACCAGCTCTGG TTGGTGATGGAGTTCTGTGGAGCTGGGTCCATCACAGACCTGGTGAAGAACACGAAGGGGAACCAGCTGAAGGAAGACTGGATCGCCTACATCTCCAGAGAGATCCTTAGG GGTCTGGCCCACCTTCACGCCCACCACGTCATCCACCGTGACATCAAGGGTCAAAACGTCCTGTTGACTGAGAATGCAGAAGTGAAACTGG TGGACTTTGGTGTCAGTGCTCAGCTGGATCGGACCGTGGGGAGGAGGAACACCTTCATCGGGACGCCTTACTGGATGGCCCCTGAGGTCATCGCTTGCGACGAGAACCCAGACGCGACATACGACTACAGA AGCGATCTGTGGTCTACTGGCATCACAGCTATTGAGATGGCTGAAGGAGCGCCAC CACTTTGCGACATGCACCCAATGCGTGCGCTCTTCCTCATTCCCAGAAACCCTCCCCCCAGGCTCAAGTCTAAAAAATG GTCCAAAAAGTTCATCAGTTTCATCGAGGGCTCTCTGGTGAAGAACTACACGCAGCGGCCCCCCACGGAGCAGCTGCTGAAGCACCCCTTCATCCGAGACCAGCCCAACGAGAGGCAAGTCCGCATCCAGCTCAAAGACCACATCGACCGCACCAAGAAGAAGAGGGGGGAGAAAG ATGAGACGGAGTACGAGTACAGTGgcagtgaggaggaggaagaggacccCCCAGAGCAGGAGGGAGAGCCCAG CTCCATTGTCAATCAGCCAGGGGAATCCACGCTGCGCCGCGACTTCATCCGCCTGCAGCAGGAGAACAAGGAGCGCTCGGAGGCGCTGCGCCGCCAGCAGCACCTCCAGGAGCAGCAGCTCCGAGAGCAGGAGGAGTACAAGCGCCAGCTGCTGGCCGAGAGGCAGAAGCGCATCGAGCAGCAGAAGGAGCAGAGGAGGCGGCTGGAGGAG CAACAGCGTCGCGAGCGCGAGATGAGGAGGCAGCAGGAGCGAGAGCAGCGCCGCCGCGAGCAGGAGGACAAGAGGCGTGTCGAGGAGATGGATCGCAGACGTAAAGAAGAGGAAGAGCGCCGGCGGGCTGACGACGAGAAGAGGAGGAATGATCGGGAGCAG GATTACATCAGGCGCCAGCTGGAGGAGGAGCAGAGACACCTGGAGATGCTGCAGGAGCAGCTGCTGCGGGAACAGGCCATGCTGCTg GCAGACGAGAGGTACCGTAAGAACATTCAGGGCTCCCCTCAGGTCGCCCCCCCTCCCAAGCAGCCCCCTCTGCCTCCCCGATCCTCTGAACCTTTCTCCAACGGCGGCCCCTCCTCCTCCGAGGCCGTGGCCATGCAACGACCCATGGAGCCTCAG GTCCAGTGGTCCCACCTGGCTGCGTTAAAAAGCAGCATCAGCACCgccccctctcctcctcttcctcctcctcctccgcccgTGACGGTCTCTCGCTCGCAGTCCTTCAGCGAGCCCGCCGGCGTGAACTCTAGCTTTGCACAACTCCAGCTGGACCCCCAGCAGCACCCATCGCCCGCACGCACTGACCCCCAGCCTCCCCTCCACCACCCTCAGGGTCTCAGTAGGGCCGAGCCCCAGGTCAGCGGAGAGGAAGTTCCTCCCAAG GTACCGGTCAGGACCACCTCCAGGTCTCCAGTGCTGTCGCGCCGAGAGTCCCCTCTGCCCCAGCAGCCCGGGATCGCTGCCGGACCGAGGGTCGCTGCAGG TGTGGAGCAGCGGCCTCTGTGGGACCGGGTGGAGAAGCTGCAGCCGCGACCCGGCAGCGGCAGCTCCTCGGGATCCTCCAACTCCAGCTCTCAGGCCAGCCCTGGGGACCGCTTCAGGCCACGCTGTGAGTCCCCTG CTTCCTCCAAATCTGAAGGATCGCCTCTCCAGCGGCCTGAAAATGTTCCAAAGAAACCAGATGAAAAGAACCTGGCCAGGCCGACTCGACCAGCT GATCTGACAGCGCTTGCCAAGGAGCTTCGAGCAGTGGACGACCCGAGGCCTCCCCACAAGGTCACCGACTATTCCTCCTCCAGCGAGGACTCGGGCACCACCGACGAGGAAGACGACGAGGAGGTGGACCAGGAGGCGGGGGAGGAGTCCACCTCAGGACCCGAGGACTCCAGGGCTGG GAGGATGAGCAACGGGGAGACGGAGTCGGCTAAGACGATGCTGGTGGAGGACTCGGAGAACGAGAAAGGCATGACGTCTTCCAAGGACGGCACGCTGGTCATCAGACAG AGCACCGCTGACATTAAGCGGTTGGTCAatctctcctcttcctcgtcTTCCTCACCCTCGGCTGGTCACGTCCACGGCCAGCCCCAGACCCCCGGCCTCGCGGAGAAAAACGGCTTTGCCGGCCGCATTCACCACCTACCAGACCTTATCCAGCAGAGCCATcactccccctcctccaccacaaccatcccttcctcccccccctcctctccctccttccCCTCATCATCGAGCTATGCCAGTCCTGCCATGTCCCCACAGACCCCCCTGGACACGCTCACTGCCATGGAG TCCCAGTCAGAAAGCAACTCCATGTCCAAACACAAGTCTTCCTCTTCCTTCACTCCGTTCATCGACCCTCGTCTTCTCCAGATCTCTCCATCCAGCGGCAGCTCCCTCAACAACATTG CATTTGGGCCCGATGGACGCCTGGCCGACCCGCTGAAGGCCGACCCGTCCCGCAAAGGCTCCGTTGTCAACGTCAACCCGGTCAACACGCGGCCGCCCAGCGACACGCCGGAGATCCGCAAGTACAAGAAGAGGTTCAACTCCGAGATCCTGTGTGCTGCTCTCTGGG GAGTGAACCTGCTGGTGGGGACGGAGAGCGGGCTGATGCTGCTGGACCGGAGCGGACAGGGGAAGGTCTACCCTCTGATCAACAGGAGACGCATCCAGCAGATGGACGTCCTGGAGGGACTCAATGTCCTGGTCACGATATCGG GTAAGAAGAACAAGCTGAGAGTGTACTACCTGTCGTGGCTGAGGAACAAGATTTTGCACAACGACCCCGAGGTGGAGAAGAAGCAGGGCTGGGTGAATGTGGGCGAGCTGGAGGGCTGCGTCCACTACAAAGTCG TGAAGTATGAGAGGATTAAGTTCTTGGTGCTGGCTCTGAAGAACGCTGTGGAGGTGTACGCCTGGGCCCCCAAACCCTACCACAAGTTCATGGCGTTTAAG TCTTTTGGTGATCTGGTGCACAAGCCTCTGCTGGTGGACCTGACTGTGGAGGAAGGTCAGAGGTTAAAGGTCATCTACGGCTCCTGTTCAGGCTTCCATGCTGTGGATGTGGACTCTGGCGCCGTCTACGACATCTACCTGCCCACACAT ATCCAGACCAGCATTCAGTGCCACGCCATCATCATCCTGCCCAACACGGACGGCATCGAGCTGCTGGTGTGCTACGAGGACGAGGGCGTCTACGTCAACACCTACGGCCGCATCACCAAGGACGTGGTGCTGCAGTGGGGAGAAATGCCAACTTCAGTGG CCTACATTAGGTCAAACCAGATCATGGGCTGGGGCGAGAAGGCCATAGAGATCCGCTCCGTGGAGACGGGTCACCTGGACGGCGTCTTCATGCACAAGAGAGCCCAGAGACTCAAGTTCCTGTGTGAGAGGAACGACAAG GTCTTCTTTGCCTCTGTGCGCACTGGAGGCGCCAGCCAGGTGTATTTCATGACCCTGGGTCGCTCCTCCCTCATGAGCTGGTAG
- the map4k4 gene encoding mitogen-activated protein kinase kinase kinase kinase 4 isoform X3, whose protein sequence is MANDSPAKSLVDIDLASLRDPAGIFELVEVVGNGTYGQVYKGRHVKTGQLAAIKVMDVTEDEEEEIKLEINMLKKYSHHRNIATYYGAFIKKSPPGHDDQLWLVMEFCGAGSITDLVKNTKGNQLKEDWIAYISREILRGLAHLHAHHVIHRDIKGQNVLLTENAEVKLVDFGVSAQLDRTVGRRNTFIGTPYWMAPEVIACDENPDATYDYRSDLWSTGITAIEMAEGAPPLCDMHPMRALFLIPRNPPPRLKSKKWSKKFISFIEGSLVKNYTQRPPTEQLLKHPFIRDQPNERQVRIQLKDHIDRTKKKRGEKDETEYEYSGSEEEEEDPPEQEGEPSSIVNQPGESTLRRDFIRLQQENKERSEALRRQQHLQEQQLREQEEYKRQLLAERQKRIEQQKEQRRRLEEQQRREREMRRQQEREQRRREQEDKRRVEEMDRRRKEEEERRRADDEKRRNDREQDYIRRQLEEEQRHLEMLQEQLLREQAMLLLAQVCPADSSSRLAPSHRPHALQQEFKWRELEEQRKAERLHQRLQQEQAYLLSLQHQPNKTTPPQTSTLPPDRALPSPPHAQVLDAAVSVAKGSYESSRDLDSIPSDKSQSTDSDETCPNQLSNPPTPSQTEPPHSEPPQAESLEPDRPVSPPPQPIREADERYRKNIQGSPQVAPPPKQPPLPPRSSEPFSNGGPSSSEAVAMQRPMEPQVQWSHLAALKSSISTAPSPPLPPPPPPVTVSRSQSFSEPAGVNSSFAQLQLDPQQHPSPARTDPQPPLHHPQGLSRAEPQVSGEEVPPKVPVRTTSRSPVLSRRESPLPQQPGIAAGPRVAAGVEQRPLWDRVEKLQPRPGSGSSSGSSNSSSQASPGDRFRPRSSSKSEGSPLQRPENVPKKPDEKNLARPTRPADLTALAKELRAVDDPRPPHKVTDYSSSSEDSGTTDEEDDEEVDQEAGEESTSGPEDSRAGFPHGFRRRMSNGETESAKTMLVEDSENEKGMTSSKDGTLVIRQSTADIKRLVNLSSSSSSSPSAGHVHGQPQTPGLAEKNGFAGRIHHLPDLIQQSHHSPSSTTTIPSSPPSSPSFPSSSSYASPAMSPQTPLDTLTAMESQSESNSMSKHKSSSSFTPFIDPRLLQISPSSGSSLNNIAAFGPDGRLADPLKADPSRKGSVVNVNPVNTRPPSDTPEIRKYKKRFNSEILCAALWGVNLLVGTESGLMLLDRSGQGKVYPLINRRRIQQMDVLEGLNVLVTISGKKNKLRVYYLSWLRNKILHNDPEVEKKQGWVNVGELEGCVHYKVVKYERIKFLVLALKNAVEVYAWAPKPYHKFMAFKSFGDLVHKPLLVDLTVEEGQRLKVIYGSCSGFHAVDVDSGAVYDIYLPTHIQTSIQCHAIIILPNTDGIELLVCYEDEGVYVNTYGRITKDVVLQWGEMPTSVAYIRSNQIMGWGEKAIEIRSVETGHLDGVFMHKRAQRLKFLCERNDKVFFASVRTGGASQVYFMTLGRSSLMSW, encoded by the exons GGACGACATGTCAAGACTGGACAGCTGGCTGCCATCAAAGTCATGGACGTCACGGAG gatgaagaggaggaaatTAAACTGGAGATCAATATGCTGAAGAAGTATTCCCACCACCGAAACATAGCCACCTACTACGGTGCTTTCATTAAGAAGAGCCCCCCGGGACACGATGACCAGCTCTGG TTGGTGATGGAGTTCTGTGGAGCTGGGTCCATCACAGACCTGGTGAAGAACACGAAGGGGAACCAGCTGAAGGAAGACTGGATCGCCTACATCTCCAGAGAGATCCTTAGG GGTCTGGCCCACCTTCACGCCCACCACGTCATCCACCGTGACATCAAGGGTCAAAACGTCCTGTTGACTGAGAATGCAGAAGTGAAACTGG TGGACTTTGGTGTCAGTGCTCAGCTGGATCGGACCGTGGGGAGGAGGAACACCTTCATCGGGACGCCTTACTGGATGGCCCCTGAGGTCATCGCTTGCGACGAGAACCCAGACGCGACATACGACTACAGA AGCGATCTGTGGTCTACTGGCATCACAGCTATTGAGATGGCTGAAGGAGCGCCAC CACTTTGCGACATGCACCCAATGCGTGCGCTCTTCCTCATTCCCAGAAACCCTCCCCCCAGGCTCAAGTCTAAAAAATG GTCCAAAAAGTTCATCAGTTTCATCGAGGGCTCTCTGGTGAAGAACTACACGCAGCGGCCCCCCACGGAGCAGCTGCTGAAGCACCCCTTCATCCGAGACCAGCCCAACGAGAGGCAAGTCCGCATCCAGCTCAAAGACCACATCGACCGCACCAAGAAGAAGAGGGGGGAGAAAG ATGAGACGGAGTACGAGTACAGTGgcagtgaggaggaggaagaggacccCCCAGAGCAGGAGGGAGAGCCCAG CTCCATTGTCAATCAGCCAGGGGAATCCACGCTGCGCCGCGACTTCATCCGCCTGCAGCAGGAGAACAAGGAGCGCTCGGAGGCGCTGCGCCGCCAGCAGCACCTCCAGGAGCAGCAGCTCCGAGAGCAGGAGGAGTACAAGCGCCAGCTGCTGGCCGAGAGGCAGAAGCGCATCGAGCAGCAGAAGGAGCAGAGGAGGCGGCTGGAGGAG CAACAGCGTCGCGAGCGCGAGATGAGGAGGCAGCAGGAGCGAGAGCAGCGCCGCCGCGAGCAGGAGGACAAGAGGCGTGTCGAGGAGATGGATCGCAGACGTAAAGAAGAGGAAGAGCGCCGGCGGGCTGACGACGAGAAGAGGAGGAATGATCGGGAGCAG GATTACATCAGGCGCCAGCTGGAGGAGGAGCAGAGACACCTGGAGATGCTGCAGGAGCAGCTGCTGCGGGAACAGGCCATGCTGCTg TTGGCACAGGTTTGTCCGGCCGACAGCAGCTCTCGCCTCGCCCCCTCGCATCGACCCCACGCTCTGCAACAGGAGTTCAAGTGGCGGGAGCTGGAGGAGCAGCGCAAGGCCGAGCGTCTCCACCAGCGGCTGCAGCAGGAGCAGGCCTACCTGCTGTCGCTGCAGCACCAACCCAACAAGACCACGCCTCCACAGACCTCCACCCTGCCCCCTGACAGAGCCCTCCCCTCACCCCCTCACGCGCAGGTCCTCGACGCTGCTGTTTCCGTAGCAAAAGGCTCCTACGAGTCCTCCAGAGACCTTGACTCAATCCCCTCAGACAAATCCCAGAGCACCGACTCCGATGAGACTTGTCCAAACCAGCTCTcaaacccccccaccccctctcaGACTGAACCCCCTCACTCTGAACCTCCCCAGGCAGAGAGTCTGGAGCCCGATAGGCCGGTCAGTCCTCCtcctcagccaatcagagag GCAGACGAGAGGTACCGTAAGAACATTCAGGGCTCCCCTCAGGTCGCCCCCCCTCCCAAGCAGCCCCCTCTGCCTCCCCGATCCTCTGAACCTTTCTCCAACGGCGGCCCCTCCTCCTCCGAGGCCGTGGCCATGCAACGACCCATGGAGCCTCAG GTCCAGTGGTCCCACCTGGCTGCGTTAAAAAGCAGCATCAGCACCgccccctctcctcctcttcctcctcctcctccgcccgTGACGGTCTCTCGCTCGCAGTCCTTCAGCGAGCCCGCCGGCGTGAACTCTAGCTTTGCACAACTCCAGCTGGACCCCCAGCAGCACCCATCGCCCGCACGCACTGACCCCCAGCCTCCCCTCCACCACCCTCAGGGTCTCAGTAGGGCCGAGCCCCAGGTCAGCGGAGAGGAAGTTCCTCCCAAG GTACCGGTCAGGACCACCTCCAGGTCTCCAGTGCTGTCGCGCCGAGAGTCCCCTCTGCCCCAGCAGCCCGGGATCGCTGCCGGACCGAGGGTCGCTGCAGG TGTGGAGCAGCGGCCTCTGTGGGACCGGGTGGAGAAGCTGCAGCCGCGACCCGGCAGCGGCAGCTCCTCGGGATCCTCCAACTCCAGCTCTCAGGCCAGCCCTGGGGACCGCTTCAGGCCACGCT CTTCCTCCAAATCTGAAGGATCGCCTCTCCAGCGGCCTGAAAATGTTCCAAAGAAACCAGATGAAAAGAACCTGGCCAGGCCGACTCGACCAGCT GATCTGACAGCGCTTGCCAAGGAGCTTCGAGCAGTGGACGACCCGAGGCCTCCCCACAAGGTCACCGACTATTCCTCCTCCAGCGAGGACTCGGGCACCACCGACGAGGAAGACGACGAGGAGGTGGACCAGGAGGCGGGGGAGGAGTCCACCTCAGGACCCGAGGACTCCAGGGCTGG ATTTCCCCATGGCTTCCGCAGGAGGATGAGCAACGGGGAGACGGAGTCGGCTAAGACGATGCTGGTGGAGGACTCGGAGAACGAGAAAGGCATGACGTCTTCCAAGGACGGCACGCTGGTCATCAGACAG AGCACCGCTGACATTAAGCGGTTGGTCAatctctcctcttcctcgtcTTCCTCACCCTCGGCTGGTCACGTCCACGGCCAGCCCCAGACCCCCGGCCTCGCGGAGAAAAACGGCTTTGCCGGCCGCATTCACCACCTACCAGACCTTATCCAGCAGAGCCATcactccccctcctccaccacaaccatcccttcctcccccccctcctctccctccttccCCTCATCATCGAGCTATGCCAGTCCTGCCATGTCCCCACAGACCCCCCTGGACACGCTCACTGCCATGGAG TCCCAGTCAGAAAGCAACTCCATGTCCAAACACAAGTCTTCCTCTTCCTTCACTCCGTTCATCGACCCTCGTCTTCTCCAGATCTCTCCATCCAGCGGCAGCTCCCTCAACAACATTG CAGCATTTGGGCCCGATGGACGCCTGGCCGACCCGCTGAAGGCCGACCCGTCCCGCAAAGGCTCCGTTGTCAACGTCAACCCGGTCAACACGCGGCCGCCCAGCGACACGCCGGAGATCCGCAAGTACAAGAAGAGGTTCAACTCCGAGATCCTGTGTGCTGCTCTCTGGG GAGTGAACCTGCTGGTGGGGACGGAGAGCGGGCTGATGCTGCTGGACCGGAGCGGACAGGGGAAGGTCTACCCTCTGATCAACAGGAGACGCATCCAGCAGATGGACGTCCTGGAGGGACTCAATGTCCTGGTCACGATATCGG GTAAGAAGAACAAGCTGAGAGTGTACTACCTGTCGTGGCTGAGGAACAAGATTTTGCACAACGACCCCGAGGTGGAGAAGAAGCAGGGCTGGGTGAATGTGGGCGAGCTGGAGGGCTGCGTCCACTACAAAGTCG TGAAGTATGAGAGGATTAAGTTCTTGGTGCTGGCTCTGAAGAACGCTGTGGAGGTGTACGCCTGGGCCCCCAAACCCTACCACAAGTTCATGGCGTTTAAG TCTTTTGGTGATCTGGTGCACAAGCCTCTGCTGGTGGACCTGACTGTGGAGGAAGGTCAGAGGTTAAAGGTCATCTACGGCTCCTGTTCAGGCTTCCATGCTGTGGATGTGGACTCTGGCGCCGTCTACGACATCTACCTGCCCACACAT ATCCAGACCAGCATTCAGTGCCACGCCATCATCATCCTGCCCAACACGGACGGCATCGAGCTGCTGGTGTGCTACGAGGACGAGGGCGTCTACGTCAACACCTACGGCCGCATCACCAAGGACGTGGTGCTGCAGTGGGGAGAAATGCCAACTTCAGTGG CCTACATTAGGTCAAACCAGATCATGGGCTGGGGCGAGAAGGCCATAGAGATCCGCTCCGTGGAGACGGGTCACCTGGACGGCGTCTTCATGCACAAGAGAGCCCAGAGACTCAAGTTCCTGTGTGAGAGGAACGACAAG GTCTTCTTTGCCTCTGTGCGCACTGGAGGCGCCAGCCAGGTGTATTTCATGACCCTGGGTCGCTCCTCCCTCATGAGCTGGTAG